In a single window of the Drosophila albomicans strain 15112-1751.03 chromosome 3, ASM965048v2, whole genome shotgun sequence genome:
- the LOC117567026 gene encoding pre-rRNA-processing protein TSR1 homolog: MADHTFHRPGPLKQTNKAHKTGRHRSKGAIDNAVKGKVGLKAISHKHKQQQRKEQRRNQMNQLRKNKRDEVLQQKRQLGGQNTAPFLVCLLPMHEQIDAYSALAILESCDSEIVVEKSGSGIVYMNLPRFKQRFAFVVPPIGRGNELIVLDYLKVCDTTLMLTSASFGDDEIFDRWGQRVFNMISAQGIPTPVVALMDLESINPKRRTAAKQAAQKFITKLLPEEKLMQLDSSGEGLNVMRRIGGQKKRVLHNVKNRPHLFGDIVEYVPNGELGTLKITGFLRGQSLNVNGLVHIPGLGDYQLGQVDGPPDPYKLDKSREGESTEVRVLAVSNPAKQTSLQAENIPDPMDAEQTWPTEEEIEASQKETKKTRLIKRVPKGYSDYQAAWIPDVEEVEDKDGDDDDDDEDDEDMSDDEEDEDEDFMSCDNKSFEDEYEKRDSDTEEYLDSVSVSSEAAINDEKYDQQMDFQEERESLQKLQQARTDQLWPDEIDTPLDVPAHERFQKYRGLESFRTSPWDAKENLPSDYARIYQFKNFDRTKRRILTEAKDFVGIQPGLYITLHVINVSQSRWDAFRSAQYTDNVIVYGMLPHEHQMCVMNVVLQRIPDSEVPLKSKEQLIVQCGYRRFVVNPIYSQHTNGDKHKFERFFRPYETVCATFYAPIQFPPSAILAFKVNPDSTLALVARGRLLSCNPDRIVLKRVVLSGHPMRINRKSATIRYMFFYKEDVEYFKPVKLRTKCGRLGHIKESLGTHGHMKCYFDGQLRSYDTAFMYLYKRVFPKWNYEECLVRSAEHARQESAARRNSKQLEDVEMDQ, from the exons ATGGCGGATCATACATTTCATCGGCCTGGTCCGTTAAAGCAAACGAATAAGGCGCATAAAACCGGACGTCATCGCTCCAAAGGCGCCATCGACAATGCAGTAAAAG GCAAAGTTGGCTTGAAGGCCATTTCGCATAagcacaagcaacagcaacgcaagGAGCAGCGACGCAATCAAATGAATCAGCTGCGCAAAAACAAACGCGATGAAGTGCTGCAGCAGAAGCGTCAACTTGGTGGCCAAAACACGGCTCCGTTTCTGGTCTGTTTGCTGCCGATGCACGAGCAAATCGATGCCTACTCTGCATTGGCCATACTGGAGAGTTGCGACAGCGAGATTGTGGTGGAGAAATCAGGCAGCGGCATTGTTTACATGAATTTACCGCGATTCAAGCAACGTTTCGCCTTTGTGGTGCCTCCCATTGGACGTGGGAACGAGTTGATTGTGCTCGACTATCTGAAGGTGTGCGACACAACGCTGATGCTAACCTCTGCCTCGTTTGGTGACGATGAGATCTTCGATCGCTGGGGACAGCGGGTGTTCAACATGATTTCAGCTCAGGGCATTCCCACACCTGTTGTTGCTCTGATGGATCTCGAGTCCATAAATCCCAAGCGTCGCACAGCTGCCAAGCAGGCGGCACAAAAGTTCATCACCAAGTTGCTGCCAGAAGAGAAGTTAATGCAGCTGGATAGCTCAGGTGAAGGATTGAATGTGATGCGACGCATTGGAGGGCAAAAGAAACGTGTGCTTCATAACGTCAAGAATCGTCCACATCTGTTTGGCGATATCGTGGAATATGTGCCCAACGGTGAGCTCGGTACGCTAAAAATAACTGGTTTTCTGCGTGGTCAATCGTTGAATGTGAACGGATTAGTGCATATACCCGGTCTTGGCGATTATCAGTTGGGTCAAGTCGATGGACCACCCGATCCTTACAAACTGGACAAGAGTCGCGAAGGCGAGTCCACGGAGGTGCGCGTATTGGCTGTCAGCAACCCGGCTAAGCAAACGTCGCTGCAAGCGGAGAATATACCTGATCCTATGGATGCGGAGCAAACGTGGCCAACGGAGGAGGAAATCGAGGCCTCCCAAAAGGAAACCAAGAAGACGCGTCTAATCAAACGTGTGCCAAAAGGTTACAGTGATTATCAAGCTGCCTGGATACCCGATGTCGAGGAGGTAGAGGACAAGGACggtgatgacgacgacgacgatgaggatgatgaagATATGAGTGACGATGAAGAGGACGAGGATGAGGACTTCATGTCCTGTGACAATAAATCGTTTGAGGATGAGTACGAGAAGCGTGACTCGGACACAGAAGAGTATTTGGACAGTGTTTCCGTTTCCTCGGAAGCAGCGATCAATGACGAAAAGTATGATCAGCAAATGGACTTCCAGGAGGAGCGTGAATCTCTGCAAAAACTGCAGCAGGCGCGCACGGATCAGCTGTGGCCTGATGAGATCGATACGCCACTCGATGTGCCGGCTCACGAGCGTTTCCAAAAGTATCGAGGCCTCGAATCGTTCCGCACCTCGCCCTGGGATGCCAAAGAGAATCTTCCCAGCGATTATGCGCGCATCTATCAGTTTAAGAACTTCGATCGTACCAAGCGACGCATCCTCACAGAGGCTAAGGATTTCGTGGGAATTCAG CCCGGTTTGTACATCACGCTGCATGTGATCAACGTGTCCCAAAGCCGCTGGGATGCTTTCCGATCCGCACAGTACACCGACAACGTGATTGTCTACGGCATGTTGCCGCATGAACATCAGATGTGTGTGATGAATGTGGTGTTGCAGCGCATCCCTGACTCTGAGGTGCCTCTCAAGTCCAAGGAGCAACTGATTGTGCAGTGTGGCTATCGCCGATTTGTCGTCAATCCCATTTACAGTCAGCACACCAACGGGGATAAGCACAAGTTTGAACGGTTCTTCAGACCTTACGAAACTGTTTGCGCCACTTTCTATGCGCCCATACAGTTTCCACCCTCTGCCATACTGGCGTTCAAGGTGAATCCCGATTCTACACTTGCTTTGGTGGCACGTGGTCGCCTGCTCTCCTGCAATCCGGATCGCATTGTGCTAAAGCGTGTGGTGCTTAGTGGACATCCGATGCGCATCAATCGTAAATCGGCCACCATACGCTACATGTTCTTCTACAAGGAGGACGTGGAGTACTTCAAGCCGGTGAAACTACGCACCAAATGCGGTCGTCTGGGTCACATTAAGGAATCGCTGGGCACACACGGTCACATGAAGTGCTATTTCGATGGCCAGCTGCGTTCCTATGACACCGCCTTCATGTATCTCTACAAACGCGTCTTCCCCAAGTGGAACTATGAGGAGTGTCTGGTGCGGAGCGCGGAGCATGCTCGCCAGGAGTCGGCGGCGCGAAGGAACTCAAAGCAGCTGGAGGATGTGGAAATGGATCAGTAG
- the LOC117568979 gene encoding uncharacterized protein LOC117568979 isoform X1 — protein MRRQQTRYRSDSIAASSSGTGATRKPSLVTAPSLSSASPTRRESLVKPTWQHITPGQLPVKTLDKINGIASDDSDDDGYPKRRPSVIVHQRQQSLSQQPLLPDYMSPSQLYRDHLHQQQQQQQHQQQQLQSAQQSTQQQSTSIGNGFSSRFLSSIRLTAAAEQQPLLDTGGGGGGTVAAAAGGGGAAVDAAASTVGPGNDGAGATLCKSAGRALIRMISSAPGQDEDEDFDIMGKVIMLGDSGVGKTSLLIRFRDGRYVPSYFLSTVGIDFRNKVVVVDGTRVKLQIWDTAGQERFRSVTHAYYRDAHALLLLYDVTNKTTYDNIRAWLGEIREYAQEDVVIVLIGNKADCSSSERQVKREDGERLGREHNVPFMETSAKTGLNVELAFTAVARQLKSRGYEHGDDGKFNVHDFVRDNTKARSVCAQCRNM, from the exons ATGCGACGTCAGCAGACACGTTATCGCAGCGATTCGAttgctgccagcagcagcggaaCTGGAGCAACACGAAAACCATCTTTGGTCACTGCACCATCTTTGAGCAGTGCTTCGCCCACGCGCCGCGAATCGCTGGTCAAACCCACTTGGCAGCACATTACCCCAGGGCAGTTGCCAGTGAAAACGCTGGACAAGATCAATGGCATTGCCTCGGATGATTCCGATGATGATGGCTATCCGAAGCGACGTCCCAGCGTCATTGTGCATCAGCGTCAGCAATCGCTGTCACAGCAGCCGTTGCTGCCTGACTACATGAGTCCATCGCAGCTCTATCGCGATCATctccaccagcagcagcagcagcaacaacaccagcaacagcagttgcaatcAGCACAACAATCCACACAACAGCAGTCGACATCGATTGGCAATGGTTTTAGCAGTAGATTTTTGAGCAGCATCCGTCTGACAGCAGCTGCCGAGCAGCAACCGTTGCTCGATACTGGAGGTGGAGGAGGTGgcacagttgctgctgctgctggcggaGGCGGAGCTGCTGTCGATGCTGCTGCCTCGACTGTGGGACCCGGCAATGATGGCGCTGGAGCAACGCTTTGCAAATCGGCAGGACGTGCTCTAATACGCATGATATCCTCGGCACCCGGTCAGGATGAGGACGAGGACTTTGATATCATGGGCAAG gTCATAATGCTGGGCGATTCGGGAGTGGGCAAAACATCGCTGTTGATTCGATTTCGCGATGGTCGCTATGTGCCCAGCTATTTCCTGAGCACAGTTGGCATTGATTTTAGG AACAAAGTGGTCGTCGTCGATGGCACGCGCGTCAAATTGCAAATCTGGGACACAGCTGGCCAGGAACGTTTCCGTAGCGTGACGCACGCCTACTATCGCGATGCACATG CGCTGCTCTTGCTGTACGACGTCACCAACAAGACCACCTACGATAATATACGCGCCTGGCTGGGCGAGATACGAGAGTATGCACAGGAGGATGTGGTCATCGTTTTAATAG GCAACAAGGccgattgcagcagcagcgaacgACAGGTGAAACGGGAGGATGGCGAACGACTTGGACGTGAGCACAATGTGCCGTTCATGGAGACATCGGCCAAGACGGGACTCAATGTGGAGCTGGCATTCACAGCGGTCGCCAG GCAGCTGAAGAGTCGCGGCTACGAGCATGGCGATGATGGAAAATTCAATGTGCATGATTTTGTGCGTGACAATACAAAGGCTCGATCCGTTTGCGCTCAATGCAGGAACATGTAA